The following coding sequences are from one Microbacterium wangchenii window:
- a CDS encoding DNA methyltransferase: MQTIAEGLMVKSRHRVKTYGEVFTPRHMVNRMLDLVSEDLEEGPDFVDKTFLEPAAGDGNFLVAILHRKLRAIEQHLAPELWADESLFALASIYGIELLEDNHEDARAAMIAEFVGFHARHNTPHGTDTDTDLMRAASFLIDTNIIRGNTLTGRDWRGNGIQFSWWNRVRSEPGMVRREPFSLASLRETDAFDFTVYETYAVCRIDRVHEEVRAGE, from the coding sequence ATGCAGACGATCGCCGAAGGGCTCATGGTGAAGTCACGGCATCGAGTTAAGACTTACGGCGAGGTTTTCACCCCCCGGCACATGGTCAATCGCATGCTCGACCTCGTCAGCGAAGACCTTGAGGAGGGCCCGGACTTCGTCGACAAGACATTCCTCGAACCGGCAGCAGGCGATGGCAACTTCCTCGTCGCGATCTTGCACCGCAAGCTCCGCGCCATCGAGCAGCACCTCGCGCCCGAGCTCTGGGCGGACGAGTCCCTTTTCGCGCTCGCGTCGATCTACGGCATCGAACTGCTCGAGGACAACCACGAGGATGCCCGGGCGGCCATGATCGCCGAGTTCGTCGGCTTTCACGCGAGGCACAACACACCGCACGGCACCGACACCGACACCGACCTGATGCGGGCGGCATCGTTCCTGATCGACACGAACATCATCCGTGGCAACACACTGACCGGTCGCGACTGGCGCGGCAACGGGATCCAGTTCTCCTGGTGGAACCGCGTCCGCAGCGAGCCCGGCATGGTACGACGGGAACCGTTCTCCCTCGCCTCCCTGCGAGAGACCGATGCCTTTGACTTCACCGTCTACGAAACGTACGCGGTGTGCAGAATCGACCGTGTCCATGAAGAAGTGAGAGCCGGTGAGTAG
- a CDS encoding AAA family ATPase, translating to MRGGLQRWKRGVGSGGVGRAIDYAVKGTCDAHLHLSTGSGALEFYSNAADASVTRFVVTDGTITTDELSAGALRVWLTGHDPVTGEERGTPRLSADADLLLDATLNHPKSHSIAALLHPELATEFEALQDRLRDRILTTWLDELNARRGHGGLIREEITRIEVVELDHRRSRALDPHAHRHLWLNVKVLGTDGKWSNVDSRVAMKLHTLINAEGDLAARTDPQWVTALARHGFTLDDDGEVAELAAAVRPFSRRSAQIEANRAKLIAEWSAEHGGASPSIQILTQIDRRAWAMSRPNKPANLNEQSWEATVRDEIAGLLPRLVFDHSPVPLVSNPFDALDLDLLADAAVVDADERSTRSGGRFSQFDLRAGATRALAGSGVVAPRDDLTETIDAITDHAHRKCVRLVKDAYIPGHVKALMATETLRLKARLAGHLDALASPGRSLLPHELRQCAASPEDVERLDTSQLAAAGAIAGTAGLVAITGPAGAGKTTMLRMAHEGLKAQQRRMLVVAPTRKAASVASREVGAEASSLHALLADHGYRWSTDAAGAQVWTQLSLGEADPDSGVVYRGPSRFVLRRGDRIVVDEAGMVDLQTAAALVDLALRQQVGVAMVGDPYQALPVGHAGAMASAVRFATASVELDTVHRFSDTEYAALTLRLRNPHDREDALTVGGELLERGHVHRARSTEEAREAMVAAYFDWHARGKRVALISGTNSEADSINDAIQQRRIDDGELDATVLALGMGEQRVLVGDTVQTRRNDPRTGVENRAQWVVRGIRDDVITLASASDSGEIRAVTREYALEHVQLAYASTVHGIQGETTDAAVVGPDVDAAGLYVGLTRGRHHNIAITVARTDEEAIAQVGATMMRGTTELTIQDAMRAAHAELRRAARERGRRASAPWTTPSSSPSHAGLSL from the coding sequence ATGCGCGGAGGCTTGCAGCGATGGAAGAGAGGCGTCGGATCCGGTGGGGTCGGGCGAGCGATCGACTACGCCGTCAAGGGAACCTGCGACGCTCATCTCCACCTCTCGACCGGATCGGGCGCACTCGAGTTCTACAGCAACGCCGCCGATGCGAGCGTCACCCGATTCGTAGTGACGGATGGCACCATCACAACCGATGAGCTGTCGGCGGGTGCTCTCCGGGTGTGGCTCACTGGCCATGACCCGGTCACCGGTGAAGAGCGCGGGACCCCCCGACTCAGCGCCGACGCCGACCTCCTGCTCGATGCGACACTCAACCACCCCAAGTCGCACAGCATCGCTGCGCTGCTGCACCCGGAACTGGCGACCGAGTTCGAGGCGCTCCAGGACCGTCTGCGCGACCGGATCCTGACCACCTGGCTCGACGAGCTCAACGCGCGTCGCGGCCATGGCGGCCTCATCCGGGAAGAGATCACCCGCATTGAGGTCGTCGAGCTCGACCACCGTCGCTCGCGCGCGCTCGACCCGCACGCCCACCGCCACCTCTGGCTGAACGTGAAAGTGCTCGGCACCGACGGCAAGTGGTCCAACGTCGACTCCAGGGTGGCGATGAAGCTGCACACGCTGATCAACGCCGAAGGCGATCTTGCCGCGCGCACCGACCCGCAGTGGGTTACAGCTCTTGCCCGCCATGGATTCACGCTCGACGACGACGGCGAGGTTGCGGAACTGGCGGCGGCGGTCCGGCCCTTCTCCCGTCGGTCGGCGCAAATCGAGGCGAACCGCGCCAAGCTCATCGCGGAGTGGAGCGCCGAGCACGGCGGCGCGAGCCCCAGCATCCAAATCCTCACGCAAATCGACCGTCGCGCGTGGGCGATGTCACGCCCCAACAAGCCCGCCAACCTCAACGAGCAGTCGTGGGAGGCCACTGTCCGCGACGAAATTGCGGGGCTCCTCCCCCGGCTCGTCTTCGACCACTCACCAGTACCGCTCGTCTCGAATCCATTCGACGCGCTGGACCTCGACCTTCTTGCGGACGCCGCGGTCGTTGATGCAGATGAGCGGTCCACCCGCTCCGGCGGTCGGTTCAGTCAGTTCGACCTCCGCGCCGGCGCCACGCGAGCTCTCGCGGGCAGCGGGGTGGTCGCACCCCGTGATGACCTGACCGAGACGATCGACGCGATCACCGACCACGCGCATCGCAAGTGCGTGCGATTGGTGAAGGATGCCTATATCCCGGGCCACGTGAAGGCGCTCATGGCGACCGAGACCCTGCGCCTGAAGGCGCGCCTCGCTGGCCACCTCGACGCACTCGCCTCCCCCGGCCGCTCACTCTTGCCGCACGAGTTGCGTCAGTGCGCGGCCTCCCCGGAAGACGTCGAGCGGCTCGACACCTCGCAACTTGCCGCGGCGGGCGCGATAGCGGGGACAGCCGGACTTGTCGCGATCACCGGGCCGGCCGGCGCGGGTAAGACCACGATGCTGCGCATGGCGCACGAGGGGCTGAAAGCACAGCAACGACGGATGTTGGTGGTCGCGCCGACACGTAAGGCAGCGTCCGTCGCGTCACGCGAGGTGGGTGCGGAGGCGTCGAGTCTGCACGCCCTACTCGCCGACCACGGCTACCGCTGGTCTACCGACGCCGCCGGCGCCCAGGTGTGGACCCAGCTGTCGCTCGGCGAGGCGGACCCGGACAGTGGGGTCGTCTATCGAGGGCCGTCACGGTTCGTGCTCCGACGCGGCGACCGGATCGTCGTGGACGAGGCCGGCATGGTCGACCTTCAGACCGCAGCAGCGCTCGTCGATCTGGCACTCCGACAGCAGGTGGGCGTGGCGATGGTGGGTGATCCGTACCAGGCGCTTCCGGTCGGACACGCAGGAGCGATGGCATCCGCAGTGCGCTTTGCGACAGCATCCGTCGAACTCGACACCGTACACCGGTTCAGCGACACCGAGTACGCCGCGCTTACGCTTCGCCTACGCAATCCACATGACCGGGAAGACGCGCTCACCGTTGGAGGAGAGCTGCTCGAGCGCGGGCACGTGCATCGGGCGCGGAGCACGGAAGAAGCGCGCGAAGCGATGGTCGCGGCGTACTTCGATTGGCACGCACGCGGGAAGCGGGTCGCGCTGATCTCGGGCACGAACAGCGAAGCGGACTCGATCAACGACGCGATCCAGCAGCGCCGTATCGACGACGGCGAGCTCGATGCCACCGTGCTTGCGCTCGGAATGGGCGAGCAGCGCGTCCTCGTCGGCGACACCGTGCAGACGCGTCGCAACGACCCGCGCACCGGAGTCGAGAACCGTGCGCAGTGGGTGGTGCGCGGGATACGCGACGACGTCATCACGCTCGCGTCTGCTAGCGACAGCGGCGAGATCCGGGCCGTGACGCGCGAATACGCGCTCGAACACGTGCAGCTGGCGTACGCGTCAACGGTGCACGGCATTCAGGGCGAGACGACGGATGCTGCGGTGGTGGGGCCGGATGTTGACGCGGCCGGCTTGTACGTCGGACTGACCCGAGGGCGCCACCACAACATCGCGATCACGGTCGCACGGACCGACGAGGAAGCCATCGCGCAGGTCGGCGCGACGATGATGCGCGGGACGACCGAGCTCACGATCCAGGACGCGATGCGCGCTGCGCACGCCGAACTGCGGCGTGCTGCGCGAGAGCGGGGGCGCCGGGCTTCCGCGCCTTGGACCACGCCGAGCTCGTCTCCTTCGCATGCCGGGCTCTCGCTGTGA
- a CDS encoding type II toxin-antitoxin system PemK/MazF family toxin — translation MAWAALEAVRGREQGGHRPVLIVASAGYLDAVTTLVIVLPITTTDRGWPNHVRVEGPSGLDRPSWVMTEQPRTLSRDRLTGVAGEVSIDCFTAVRTWLGDFLDL, via the coding sequence CTGGCCTGGGCGGCTCTCGAGGCTGTCCGCGGCAGAGAGCAAGGTGGTCACCGCCCGGTGCTGATTGTTGCGTCCGCCGGCTACCTGGATGCTGTGACGACGCTCGTCATCGTGTTGCCGATTACAACCACCGACCGCGGATGGCCGAACCACGTTCGCGTGGAGGGGCCGAGCGGGCTGGACCGGCCATCGTGGGTCATGACGGAGCAACCCCGAACGTTGTCACGCGACAGACTCACGGGGGTGGCCGGCGAAGTATCGATCGACTGTTTCACCGCAGTACGCACCTGGCTGGGCGACTTCCTCGATCTCTGA
- a CDS encoding DNA adenine methylase: MPNTHSPLRYPGGKSVLLKAVVDVIERNDLRGHRYAEPYAGGGGLALALLYGRHTHRIALNDLDPAIYSLWWSILNANDELLSKIETTPITVPEWHQQRETYFLGDASDPVSLGFAALFLNRTNRSGVVKGGVIGGLDQTGNYLIDCRFNRATLAQKIERIWKYRAQIEISSLDGRAFLQQHDERTEPTLFFVDPPYFVKGRGLYSNYFEDDDHNQLAERVHALKNPWLLTYDDAEAIASLYGTDPLYRYSIKYSAAVKRTGTELLATSNDLEVAFPNMTRVVQPERMTA, from the coding sequence GTGCCCAACACCCACTCACCGCTCCGATATCCCGGCGGAAAGAGCGTCCTGCTGAAGGCAGTCGTCGACGTCATCGAACGCAACGACCTACGAGGGCACCGATACGCCGAGCCATACGCCGGCGGCGGCGGTCTGGCGTTGGCGCTGCTGTACGGGCGCCATACCCACCGCATCGCCCTCAACGACCTTGACCCTGCGATCTACTCGCTGTGGTGGTCAATCCTGAACGCGAACGATGAGCTCCTCTCCAAGATCGAGACCACCCCCATCACAGTCCCGGAGTGGCATCAGCAACGCGAGACGTACTTCCTCGGCGACGCCAGCGATCCTGTGTCGCTGGGATTTGCCGCGCTCTTCCTGAACCGCACCAACCGCTCCGGAGTCGTCAAGGGTGGTGTGATCGGGGGCCTAGATCAAACCGGCAACTACCTGATCGACTGCCGCTTCAACCGGGCAACGCTCGCGCAGAAAATCGAACGCATCTGGAAATATCGGGCGCAGATCGAGATATCGAGCCTGGACGGGCGCGCATTTCTCCAGCAGCACGACGAGCGAACCGAGCCGACCCTGTTCTTCGTCGATCCGCCGTACTTCGTGAAGGGACGAGGGCTCTACTCGAACTACTTCGAAGACGATGACCACAACCAGCTAGCTGAGCGGGTGCACGCCCTCAAAAACCCGTGGCTGCTCACCTACGACGACGCCGAAGCCATCGCCTCCTTGTACGGCACTGACCCGCTGTACAGATACTCGATCAAGTACTCGGCGGCGGTGAAACGCACTGGCACCGAGCTGCTCGCCACGTCCAACGACCTCGAGGTCGCATTCCCGAACATGACACGCGTGGTTCAACCCGAGCGAATGACCGCCTGA
- a CDS encoding Shedu immune nuclease family protein — protein MAPIVPWERLLDLSHRAEWFDVSEDDFSVLEIREAKEHFSFFYGTKRRALIKQFLLDETAQVALLCEVKLVAKDGRFSPRVRLLKVDRARASVPITEEIETASLAVKASVDTSGGHENFMKLMSYVLSLKEVDAGAGTFQMSPATDVEIIRLLNARDRGELVPLISTLLGSSLSENEINLISDRKSTIEYFENLLTDPAFFAKEQIRKGTTPEALWQAFFEGATWIFGYGLSLVGHDAFDSGRLEQITTGANLWSGAGKRSDAVMRSRAVISTLLFCEIKRHDTPLLKTKLYRTPDVYVPTEELVGGVAQLQKTVRKAYRQFINQIEHHTKPDGTPTGLDFSTTRARQVLLVGNLAEFRSEHGVNSEQMESFELYRKANGDV, from the coding sequence ATGGCTCCGATCGTGCCCTGGGAACGACTGCTCGATCTCTCGCATCGCGCGGAATGGTTCGACGTCTCCGAGGACGATTTCAGCGTGCTTGAGATTCGCGAGGCGAAGGAACACTTCTCCTTCTTCTACGGCACGAAGCGCCGCGCGCTGATCAAGCAGTTCCTGCTGGACGAGACTGCGCAGGTAGCACTGCTGTGCGAGGTAAAACTCGTCGCTAAAGACGGACGATTCTCCCCGCGAGTTCGGCTACTTAAGGTCGATCGAGCGAGAGCATCCGTCCCAATCACGGAGGAGATCGAGACGGCCAGTCTGGCAGTGAAAGCCTCGGTCGACACATCAGGTGGACACGAGAACTTCATGAAGCTCATGAGCTACGTGCTGAGCCTCAAGGAAGTCGACGCCGGCGCCGGGACGTTCCAGATGTCGCCCGCGACCGACGTCGAGATCATCCGTCTACTCAACGCCCGCGACCGCGGCGAGTTGGTGCCGTTGATCTCCACGCTGTTGGGCTCCTCGTTGAGCGAGAACGAGATCAACTTGATCAGCGACCGCAAGAGCACAATCGAGTACTTCGAGAATCTCCTCACCGATCCCGCATTCTTCGCGAAGGAGCAAATCCGCAAAGGCACGACCCCAGAAGCGCTTTGGCAGGCGTTCTTCGAAGGCGCGACGTGGATCTTCGGTTATGGACTTAGCCTCGTCGGTCATGACGCGTTTGACTCAGGTCGCCTGGAACAGATCACAACCGGAGCGAATCTATGGTCGGGAGCCGGTAAACGAAGCGACGCCGTCATGCGTTCCCGCGCCGTCATCAGCACACTCCTGTTCTGCGAGATCAAACGTCACGACACTCCGCTCCTTAAGACCAAGCTGTATCGAACGCCGGACGTATACGTGCCCACGGAGGAACTGGTGGGCGGAGTAGCTCAGCTTCAGAAGACCGTACGTAAGGCGTATCGCCAGTTCATCAATCAGATTGAGCACCACACGAAGCCTGATGGCACACCAACTGGGTTGGACTTTTCGACGACTCGCGCACGTCAAGTGCTTCTGGTAGGAAACCTTGCCGAGTTTCGATCGGAGCACGGCGTCAACAGCGAACAGATGGAATCGTTCGAGCTATACCGCAAAGCGAATGGAGACGTGTAG
- a CDS encoding DEAD/DEAH box helicase family protein, giving the protein MSSPNINTFREVVPYIYSWTTPDIPKYDGWEKIGYTEQESAEKRISQQASQLNITKVKRWAYRATFITEDGGTFRDSDFHAFLKQQGVEREFDPASTPSRTEWHRFAGAPKASQQYFLEFASKSFSTPLGESEDDYQLRPEQQQAVAEALSAFGEHGAGEVLWNAKPRFGKTLSTYDLVRKLDARRVLIVTNRPAIANSWFDDYQRFIGHQTNYQFVSDSPSLAQRGPMTREQWRAFSLENVDRGPRIIEFVSLQDLKGSKYFGGSFDKLKHVADTDWDLLVIDEAHEGVDTTKTHVAFNQITRRHTLHLSGTPFKALASGRFREDHIFNWTYEDEQSAKDAWADDSVDNPYAQLPTLNLLTYQLSRMVADRLAEGVALDEDTGNVDYTFDLAEFFATKDNGYFVYEADVVRFLDSLATQEKYPFSTPELRDEIRHSFWLLNRVASAKALERLLKKHSVFGEYTVVLAAGDGRPNAGENDGLDEDADDSVTVGRSLDKVRAAIAKAEAAGGKTITLSVGQLTTGVTVPEWTAVIMLSNLSSPALYMQAAFRSQNPCTFMRGDKVFQKKNAYIFDFAPERTLTIFDAFANNLAPHPPVDTGERRENIRRLLNFFPILGEDTEGRMIELDAAQVLTFPQMFKAREVVRQGFLSNLLFANVSGIFRAVEHFQDILNQLPVAKENKARKGDPVDVPFPPPTTDADGNVQVDWGTVINPRIAELGKPIYSDTDMPQLDPATTKATEAAKQIAAVVTEKARETRAKVAAVYGMTARQIENDEKTTEAQVKTQVERAYVDHQIALNHIEAESRDAATETEFLAVDAKKAEVKAELDAQVLAILHNTLDSVTETVVTREETKKAQSQADKTMDAARDHLRGFARTIPMFLMAYGDRNTTLANFDDYTPDHVFEEITGISEEDFRKLRDGREVVDQNSGEVTRVPGLFDEAVFNQSIQEFLNKKDELSDYFDPALTEDIFAYIPQQKTSLVFTPKPVVQLMCDTLEEANPGIFSDPDMTFADLFSTAGLFCMEIVRRLDHGLVEVIPNQEDRLRHILTRQVFEMSHNEILHDITLEAVSGGVTERRAWLEDSGHFRVGDLARMTTEERERVVDEMLEDN; this is encoded by the coding sequence GTGAGTAGCCCGAACATCAACACGTTCCGCGAAGTGGTGCCCTACATCTATTCGTGGACGACCCCCGACATTCCCAAATACGACGGGTGGGAGAAGATCGGGTACACCGAGCAGGAGTCTGCCGAGAAGCGCATATCGCAGCAGGCCAGTCAGCTCAACATCACGAAGGTTAAGCGGTGGGCGTACCGGGCGACGTTCATCACCGAGGACGGCGGAACGTTCCGCGACTCCGACTTTCACGCTTTCCTCAAGCAGCAGGGCGTTGAGCGCGAGTTCGATCCAGCCAGCACTCCGAGCCGCACGGAGTGGCACCGGTTCGCCGGCGCACCGAAGGCCAGTCAGCAGTACTTCCTCGAGTTCGCCTCGAAGTCTTTCAGCACGCCGCTCGGGGAGTCGGAGGATGATTACCAGCTGCGCCCCGAGCAGCAGCAGGCTGTCGCCGAGGCTCTGTCGGCGTTCGGGGAGCACGGTGCCGGCGAAGTGCTGTGGAATGCGAAACCGCGATTCGGCAAGACGCTATCGACGTACGACCTGGTGCGGAAGTTGGATGCCAGGCGGGTCCTGATCGTCACGAATCGCCCGGCGATTGCCAATTCCTGGTTCGACGATTATCAGCGGTTCATCGGCCATCAGACCAACTACCAGTTCGTGTCCGACTCGCCGTCGCTTGCCCAACGCGGCCCGATGACCCGCGAGCAGTGGAGGGCGTTCTCCCTGGAGAATGTAGACCGGGGTCCGCGGATCATCGAGTTCGTGTCTCTCCAGGATCTGAAGGGTTCCAAGTACTTCGGCGGCTCCTTCGACAAGCTCAAGCACGTCGCTGACACCGACTGGGATCTGCTCGTCATCGACGAGGCACACGAGGGCGTTGATACAACCAAGACGCATGTCGCGTTCAACCAGATCACGCGTCGCCACACGCTGCACCTGTCGGGCACGCCTTTCAAGGCGCTGGCGTCAGGGCGGTTCCGCGAGGACCATATCTTCAACTGGACGTACGAGGACGAGCAGAGCGCTAAGGATGCGTGGGCGGATGACTCGGTCGATAACCCGTACGCCCAGCTCCCGACCCTGAACCTGCTGACCTACCAGCTTTCCCGCATGGTGGCCGACCGGCTGGCGGAGGGCGTCGCGCTCGATGAGGACACCGGGAACGTGGACTACACGTTCGATCTGGCGGAGTTCTTCGCCACCAAGGACAACGGCTACTTCGTCTACGAGGCTGACGTGGTTCGGTTCCTGGATTCGCTGGCGACGCAAGAGAAGTATCCGTTCTCCACTCCGGAGCTGCGGGACGAGATCAGGCACTCGTTCTGGCTCCTTAACCGGGTCGCGTCGGCCAAGGCGCTGGAGCGGTTGCTGAAGAAGCATTCCGTTTTCGGTGAGTACACGGTCGTCCTGGCCGCCGGCGACGGCCGACCGAACGCCGGTGAGAACGACGGGCTGGATGAGGATGCCGACGACTCGGTGACCGTGGGGAGGTCGCTCGACAAGGTCCGCGCAGCCATCGCGAAGGCGGAGGCCGCGGGTGGCAAGACGATCACCCTGTCGGTGGGACAGCTCACAACCGGGGTCACCGTCCCGGAGTGGACCGCCGTCATCATGTTGTCCAATCTGTCCTCGCCCGCTCTTTACATGCAGGCAGCGTTCCGGTCGCAGAACCCGTGCACGTTCATGCGGGGCGACAAGGTGTTCCAGAAAAAGAACGCCTACATCTTCGACTTCGCCCCCGAGCGTACGTTGACGATCTTCGACGCGTTCGCGAATAACCTCGCCCCGCACCCGCCGGTTGATACGGGTGAGCGGCGAGAGAACATCCGTCGGTTGCTGAACTTCTTCCCCATCCTTGGTGAAGACACCGAGGGTCGGATGATCGAGCTCGACGCTGCCCAGGTGCTCACGTTCCCGCAGATGTTCAAAGCTCGCGAGGTCGTCCGACAGGGCTTCCTGTCGAACCTGCTGTTCGCGAACGTGTCTGGAATCTTCCGCGCCGTGGAGCATTTCCAGGACATCCTCAACCAGCTCCCCGTCGCCAAAGAGAATAAAGCCAGGAAGGGTGATCCGGTCGACGTTCCCTTCCCGCCACCGACCACGGATGCCGATGGCAACGTGCAGGTCGATTGGGGCACTGTCATCAATCCGAGGATCGCTGAGCTGGGCAAGCCGATCTACTCCGACACCGACATGCCGCAGCTCGATCCCGCCACGACGAAGGCAACCGAGGCGGCCAAGCAGATCGCCGCCGTGGTCACCGAGAAGGCGCGCGAGACACGCGCCAAGGTCGCTGCCGTATACGGGATGACGGCCAGGCAGATCGAGAACGACGAGAAGACCACCGAGGCGCAGGTCAAGACCCAAGTGGAGCGCGCCTACGTCGACCACCAGATCGCGCTGAACCACATCGAAGCCGAGAGCCGAGACGCGGCAACCGAAACTGAGTTCCTCGCCGTCGACGCAAAGAAGGCTGAGGTAAAGGCCGAGCTCGACGCACAGGTACTCGCCATCCTCCACAACACGCTCGACAGCGTCACCGAGACCGTGGTCACCCGTGAGGAGACGAAGAAGGCGCAGTCGCAGGCGGACAAGACGATGGATGCCGCACGCGACCACCTTCGCGGGTTCGCGCGGACCATCCCGATGTTCCTCATGGCGTACGGCGACCGGAACACCACCCTCGCCAACTTCGACGACTACACCCCAGACCACGTCTTTGAAGAGATCACCGGTATCTCCGAGGAGGACTTTCGCAAGCTCCGCGACGGTCGCGAGGTAGTCGATCAGAACAGCGGGGAGGTCACTCGCGTTCCGGGTCTCTTCGACGAGGCAGTGTTCAACCAGTCGATCCAGGAGTTCCTGAACAAGAAGGACGAACTCTCCGACTACTTCGACCCGGCACTGACCGAGGACATTTTCGCCTACATCCCACAGCAGAAGACGTCGCTTGTGTTCACTCCGAAGCCCGTCGTGCAGCTGATGTGCGACACGCTGGAGGAGGCGAATCCGGGGATCTTCTCCGACCCGGATATGACGTTCGCCGACCTGTTCTCCACCGCCGGTCTGTTCTGCATGGAGATCGTCCGCCGGCTCGATCATGGCCTAGTCGAGGTCATCCCGAACCAGGAGGACCGGCTACGACACATTCTGACGCGTCAGGTGTTCGAGATGAGCCACAACGAGATCCTGCACGACATCACCTTGGAAGCCGTTAGCGGCGGGGTGACCGAACGTCGAGCCTGGCTCGAAGACTCAGGACACTTCCGGGTCGGCGACCTCGCCCGAATGACCACCGAAGAACGCGAGCGGGTAGTGGACGAGATGCTGGAGGACAATTGA
- a CDS encoding helix-turn-helix domain-containing protein — protein MSTSSTSLALTMKDAAKLVGVDYRTIKLGIESGTIPTVQLGPRRMIPRVPLLRAFGVDA, from the coding sequence ATGAGCACGTCATCCACCTCACTCGCACTAACCATGAAAGACGCGGCGAAACTGGTCGGCGTCGACTACCGCACGATCAAGCTCGGCATCGAGAGCGGGACCATCCCCACGGTTCAGCTCGGTCCGCGCCGGATGATCCCCCGCGTTCCGTTGCTGCGCGCCTTCGGCGTCGACGCCTGA
- a CDS encoding type II toxin-antitoxin system death-on-curing family toxin, whose amino-acid sequence MTEYIEPEDVDELIEDEGFHYRDRNGLLSALASPMPVFGEEVHPGIHQKAAVLISAINHNHPLLDGNKRLSWFVTVAFYDINGYDLRAGAEDADRYIRLIAGANPPPLHDVESWLDKHTFPLD is encoded by the coding sequence GTGACGGAGTACATCGAACCGGAAGACGTCGACGAACTCATTGAGGACGAGGGATTTCACTACCGGGACCGCAACGGCCTGCTGTCCGCGCTGGCGTCCCCCATGCCCGTGTTCGGCGAGGAAGTCCACCCAGGGATTCATCAGAAGGCGGCCGTGCTGATCAGCGCGATCAACCACAACCATCCACTGCTGGATGGAAACAAGCGGTTGAGCTGGTTCGTTACGGTGGCCTTCTATGACATCAACGGCTACGACCTGCGCGCCGGCGCCGAGGACGCCGACCGCTATATCCGACTCATCGCCGGCGCGAATCCGCCGCCTCTGCACGACGTCGAATCGTGGCTCGACAAGCACACCTTCCCCTTGGACTGA
- a CDS encoding Eco57I restriction-modification methylase domain-containing protein — protein sequence MSKKFDVVIGNPPYQEEAQGEGTRDTPIYHRFMDAAYEVGTKVVLITPARFLFDAGFTPKAWNEKMLADEHLKVAYFESDSNRLFPSLADPIKGGIAVTYRDSERTLGPIGFFAKHPELSSILQKVLTLQGESAQLEITSSRSYRYTNKLYEDHPEASALRPDGNAALVNTNAFEQFSFLYHSDEPADGAGYVRILGVIKNRRFFRWIRSEYITGPRSFNRYKVAVPAANGSGSTTDFFGVALNKPTVLGPGVAVTQTFITIGSFDSEAEANACAKYIKSKFARTMLGVLKITQHNPAKVWKYVPVQDFTSTSDIDWSKSIPEIDGQLYAKYGLDAEQVTFIEDQVKPME from the coding sequence ATGTCGAAGAAGTTTGATGTCGTGATCGGTAATCCTCCCTACCAGGAGGAGGCTCAGGGCGAGGGTACTCGCGACACACCCATCTACCACCGGTTTATGGATGCCGCATACGAAGTCGGCACGAAGGTGGTGCTAATTACGCCAGCTCGCTTTCTCTTCGACGCGGGCTTCACGCCCAAGGCATGGAACGAGAAGATGCTGGCGGACGAGCACCTAAAGGTGGCATATTTCGAGTCCGACTCGAACCGCCTGTTCCCGAGCCTCGCGGACCCTATCAAGGGCGGCATCGCCGTGACATACCGCGATTCCGAGCGCACACTCGGCCCAATCGGCTTCTTCGCCAAGCATCCCGAGCTCAGCTCGATCCTGCAGAAGGTTCTCACGCTCCAGGGTGAATCTGCACAGCTCGAGATAACAAGCTCTCGCTCGTACCGCTACACGAACAAGCTGTACGAGGACCACCCCGAGGCGTCGGCACTCCGGCCGGATGGCAATGCCGCATTGGTGAATACGAATGCCTTCGAGCAGTTCTCGTTTCTATACCACTCCGATGAGCCTGCCGACGGCGCGGGGTACGTGCGAATTCTCGGCGTGATCAAAAATAGGCGCTTCTTTCGCTGGATCAGGAGTGAGTACATCACCGGACCCAGGAGCTTCAACAGATACAAGGTCGCAGTCCCGGCAGCGAACGGGTCCGGGTCGACAACTGACTTTTTCGGCGTCGCGCTGAACAAGCCAACTGTGCTCGGACCCGGAGTTGCGGTTACGCAGACGTTCATCACGATCGGCTCGTTCGATTCCGAAGCCGAGGCGAACGCGTGCGCGAAGTACATCAAGTCCAAGTTCGCGAGGACAATGCTGGGCGTTCTGAAGATTACCCAGCATAATCCGGCGAAGGTGTGGAAGTACGTCCCGGTCCAAGACTTCACCTCGACGTCCGACATTGACTGGTCCAAGTCGATTCCTGAGATCGACGGGCAGCTCTACGCAAAGTACGGTCTCGACGCAGAACAGGTGACCTTCATCGAGGACCAGGTCAAGCCGATGGAGTAA